A single genomic interval of Hyphomicrobium methylovorum harbors:
- the cutA gene encoding divalent-cation tolerance protein CutA — protein sequence MENNKPLSRDSGATDNTPAGDVVMIYATFPDREGALALGRDLVERELAGCVNVLPAMTSVYIWNGVTETADEVVLIAKLAERGADRAVAHIVANHPYETPAVLVVPLAGGNAAYLDWVRAGTKT from the coding sequence ATGGAAAACAACAAGCCCCTATCACGAGATAGCGGAGCGACGGATAACACGCCAGCCGGGGATGTCGTGATGATTTATGCGACGTTTCCGGATCGAGAAGGCGCGCTGGCGCTGGGGCGCGATCTGGTTGAGCGCGAACTGGCAGGCTGTGTCAACGTTTTGCCCGCCATGACCTCGGTCTACATTTGGAACGGCGTGACGGAAACGGCCGATGAAGTCGTCCTCATCGCGAAGCTCGCGGAAAGGGGAGCCGACCGGGCGGTCGCTCATATTGTCGCCAACCACCCCTATGAGACGCCGGCGGTTTTGGTAGTCCCGCTCGCAGGAGGAAACGCCGCCTATCTCGATTGGGTGCGCGCCGGAACAAAAACCTAG
- the metC gene encoding cystathionine beta-lyase, translating to MADKDKTSKGSVRPETTVVHHGRDPFQFHGFVNPPVYRGSTVLYKTFASLQSREQPYTYGRRATPTTHALEEAIVELEGGAATILTSSGLGAVSTALLAFVSAGDHILITDSVYQPARAFADKMLKRLGVETTYYDPHIGADITSLFRENTRLVLVESPGSQTFEMQDIPAIANAAHARDLWVVADNTWATPLYCKPLALGADVSIEAGTKYIVGHADAMLGAVTGNDRAARFLDRVKEALGTCPGSEETYLGLRGLRTLDVRLERHQRSALTIAKWLEARPEVAKVLYPALESHPGHALWKRDFTGATGLFTVILNPVDDIALAAFLDGLHFFGMGYSWGGYESLVIPFDPTSYRTATRWTESGPALRFHIGLEAVEDLVSDLEDGFARLNAGVA from the coding sequence ATGGCCGATAAAGATAAGACGTCGAAGGGTTCCGTTCGTCCTGAAACGACTGTCGTGCACCACGGCCGCGATCCGTTTCAATTTCATGGCTTCGTCAATCCGCCGGTCTATCGCGGCTCTACCGTGCTCTATAAGACGTTTGCATCGCTGCAATCGCGGGAGCAGCCCTACACATACGGACGGCGCGCTACGCCGACGACGCATGCCCTCGAAGAGGCAATCGTTGAACTCGAAGGCGGCGCGGCGACTATTCTTACGTCGTCGGGTCTCGGTGCGGTATCGACCGCCCTGCTCGCGTTCGTTTCAGCGGGCGATCATATCCTCATCACCGATAGCGTCTATCAGCCTGCGCGCGCTTTCGCCGACAAAATGCTGAAGCGGCTCGGGGTCGAGACGACGTATTACGATCCGCACATCGGCGCGGACATTACCAGTCTCTTCCGGGAGAACACGCGCCTCGTGCTGGTCGAAAGCCCTGGCTCGCAGACGTTCGAGATGCAGGATATTCCGGCAATTGCGAACGCGGCGCACGCTCGCGATCTGTGGGTGGTGGCGGACAACACGTGGGCAACGCCGCTCTACTGCAAGCCGTTGGCGCTTGGTGCTGACGTTTCTATCGAGGCGGGCACGAAGTACATCGTTGGTCATGCCGATGCGATGCTCGGCGCGGTAACAGGCAACGATCGCGCCGCGCGATTTCTTGATCGGGTGAAGGAAGCGCTCGGCACGTGCCCGGGGTCAGAGGAAACTTATCTCGGATTGCGCGGCCTGCGAACGCTCGACGTTCGCCTCGAACGGCATCAGCGTTCGGCCCTCACGATCGCGAAATGGCTCGAAGCGCGACCCGAGGTGGCGAAGGTGCTTTATCCTGCACTCGAGAGCCATCCCGGACATGCACTCTGGAAGCGCGACTTCACCGGCGCGACGGGGTTGTTTACCGTCATCCTGAACCCGGTCGACGATATCGCGCTCGCCGCGTTCCTCGACGGTTTGCACTTCTTCGGGATGGGCTATTCCTGGGGCGGCTACGAGAGTCTCGTGATCCCGTTCGATCCGACGAGCTATCGCACCGCGACACGCTGGACGGAAAGCGGACCGGCGCTGCGGTTCCATATCGGTCTCGAAGCGGTCGAAGATCTCGTCAGCGATCTCGAAGACGGATTTGCACGCCTCAACGCGGGCGTTGCGTAA
- a CDS encoding NAD kinase yields MAKEKNKFERIAFVASDVPEAIEARKALIARYGEAEPTEADAIVALGGDGLMLQTLHRFINDKIPIYGMNRGSVGFLMNDYSEDNLHKKLAAAEVSRIHPLSMIATDSSGKAHKSLAINEVSLFRQRYQAAKLQVVIDGKMRLEELICDGILVATPAGSTAYNLSVHGPIVPIRAALLAVTPISPFRPRRWRGALIPNKAHVSITVLEAEKRPVSAAADHFETRDVVKVEIEQARAIEIFMMFDRNHGLEERVLTEQFRF; encoded by the coding sequence ATGGCAAAAGAAAAAAACAAGTTCGAACGCATTGCCTTTGTCGCGAGCGACGTGCCGGAGGCGATCGAGGCGCGCAAGGCGTTGATCGCCCGTTATGGCGAAGCGGAGCCGACTGAGGCTGATGCCATCGTCGCGCTCGGCGGCGACGGCCTCATGTTGCAGACGCTACACCGTTTTATCAATGACAAGATCCCGATCTACGGCATGAACCGCGGTTCGGTCGGCTTCCTGATGAACGACTACAGCGAAGACAACCTTCACAAGAAGCTCGCTGCGGCCGAGGTCAGCCGCATTCATCCGCTCTCGATGATCGCGACCGACAGCTCCGGGAAAGCGCACAAGAGCCTGGCGATCAACGAGGTCTCCCTCTTCCGTCAACGCTATCAGGCGGCGAAGCTGCAAGTCGTGATCGACGGAAAAATGCGCCTCGAAGAGCTGATCTGCGATGGCATTCTGGTCGCGACGCCTGCCGGTTCGACAGCGTATAACCTCTCGGTTCATGGCCCTATCGTGCCGATCCGCGCGGCGCTATTGGCGGTGACGCCCATCAGCCCTTTCCGTCCGCGGCGCTGGCGCGGCGCCCTCATCCCGAACAAGGCGCATGTTTCCATCACCGTTCTCGAAGCGGAGAAACGGCCGGTAAGCGCTGCCGCCGATCATTTCGAGACGCGCGACGTCGTCAAGGTCGAGATCGAGCAGGCGCGTGCGATCGAGATTTTCATGATGTTCGACCGCAACCACGGTCTCGAGGAACGCGTGCTCACGGAGCAGTTTAGGTTTTAG
- a CDS encoding SDR family oxidoreductase yields the protein MKRQKSAAEAAKQGRRIQEEVDAIDATTKAKPKPGKPMQAGEREYPEKFPAQHLEKSGSEKDLKLKPMYEAPGYEGSSKLKDMVALITGGDSGIGRAVAVLYAREGADVAICFLEERGDAEKTKAAVEKEGRKAILIQGDVSSADFCNAAVEKTVAEFGKLDILVNNAAFQEHTSDILDLTDEHFDRTLKTNLYGYFYMARAAVKEMQSGASIIMTGSVTGLEGSKELLDYSMTKGGIHAFTRSLSSQLIPKGIRVNAIAPGPVWTPLNPADRSAEDVTEFGTCAAMGRAAQPEEIAPAFVFMAAPCCSSYITGEILPVIGGYGS from the coding sequence ATGAAACGGCAAAAGAGTGCTGCTGAAGCAGCAAAGCAAGGGCGGCGCATTCAGGAGGAAGTCGACGCGATCGACGCAACGACAAAGGCGAAGCCGAAACCAGGCAAGCCAATGCAGGCAGGCGAGCGCGAGTACCCTGAAAAATTTCCGGCACAGCATCTGGAAAAGTCCGGAAGCGAAAAGGATCTGAAGCTGAAGCCGATGTACGAAGCGCCCGGCTACGAAGGATCGTCAAAGCTGAAAGACATGGTGGCGTTGATCACCGGCGGTGACTCCGGCATCGGACGCGCGGTGGCCGTCCTCTATGCACGCGAAGGCGCAGACGTCGCGATATGCTTTCTCGAAGAACGAGGGGACGCGGAGAAAACAAAAGCGGCAGTAGAGAAGGAAGGACGCAAAGCCATTCTCATTCAGGGTGACGTCTCGTCCGCAGACTTCTGCAACGCCGCCGTCGAGAAGACCGTGGCGGAGTTCGGCAAGCTCGACATCCTCGTCAACAACGCCGCCTTTCAGGAGCACACGAGCGACATCCTGGATCTCACGGACGAACACTTCGATCGCACTCTGAAGACCAACCTGTACGGCTACTTCTACATGGCGCGTGCTGCCGTCAAAGAGATGCAGTCGGGAGCGTCGATCATCATGACCGGTTCGGTCACGGGTCTCGAAGGGAGCAAGGAACTGCTCGACTATTCGATGACCAAAGGCGGCATCCACGCCTTCACGCGGTCGTTGTCGTCGCAGCTCATTCCGAAAGGTATCCGCGTCAACGCAATTGCACCGGGTCCGGTCTGGACTCCGCTCAATCCGGCTGACCGGTCGGCGGAAGACGTTACGGAGTTTGGAACGTGTGCCGCGATGGGCCGGGCCGCTCAGCCTGAAGAGATCGCGCCGGCCTTCGTCTTCATGGCCGCGCCATGCTGCTCCAGCTACATCACGGGCGAAATTCTGCCCGTCATTGGCGGTTACGGCAGCTAG
- a CDS encoding vWA domain-containing protein — MRLDVLHFAAGLTALLFAGIAPAAHANDTTTMLIVDGSGSMWARLPPDNRAKIDIVRETLGKTLMEPSSTRVGLISFGHRRRGDCNDVELIAAPDSAREAVAAPLAKLNPRGPGPVTSALKLAAEAIGTSRPAQIVIVGDNADNCHQDTCALARDFARSTPGVAVHVVGIGIPASERPRISCVSDATGGHYYDITNSTGLSAALEEVAKIAILAPSGTNVSAPSAEAAPPPPPKGASLRVSAALIKGGALIDQQIRWRIRQAGGSDVLGETTGRDISAKLSAGSYDIEAQLGSIIAKGTITVADGGTESIVLPLDAAHLSVRAVASKGSTSPSPSAIMTVSSDGKPVAIEKGGRVDLFLRPGTYALDVADGIARDRRALKLAAGDDAPIEIALETGVVELTANTADGKVPADVLYSIYEDDPESPNGRREVARSRADAPTFTVPAGTYYVSARSGAADVRERLAVSVGETVRKTLKFDLVPLKLATSVAGAAATDAHGVVYRIDRLDGDRTRIARASGSQLAIDLPAGRYRVSSSLAAFNLSTSRDVTLAAGKPMEATLTIDGGQVNFKPPSGTYTGARDVFWEVIGADGARVWHATDAESRALLAPGHYKVRFEAQNVRLEAAFEVRSGETTEVKVGQG, encoded by the coding sequence ATGCGTCTGGACGTTTTGCATTTTGCCGCAGGTCTGACCGCCCTCCTGTTTGCGGGAATCGCACCGGCAGCGCACGCCAACGACACGACGACCATGCTCATCGTCGATGGATCGGGATCGATGTGGGCGCGGCTTCCTCCCGACAATCGAGCCAAGATCGACATTGTGCGTGAGACGCTGGGCAAGACTCTCATGGAGCCCTCCTCGACACGCGTCGGCCTGATTTCCTTCGGACACCGCCGCCGGGGCGATTGCAACGACGTTGAGCTGATCGCAGCTCCCGACTCTGCTCGCGAAGCCGTGGCTGCTCCTCTGGCGAAACTCAATCCGCGCGGTCCAGGTCCCGTCACCTCCGCGCTCAAGCTTGCAGCCGAGGCGATCGGCACATCGCGTCCGGCGCAGATTGTGATTGTCGGTGACAACGCCGATAACTGCCATCAGGACACGTGCGCGCTGGCGCGCGATTTCGCCAGGTCGACGCCGGGCGTCGCGGTTCATGTCGTCGGTATCGGAATTCCGGCGAGCGAGCGGCCGCGCATATCGTGCGTTTCAGACGCGACGGGCGGCCACTACTACGACATTACGAATTCCACCGGCCTGAGCGCGGCGCTTGAAGAGGTGGCGAAGATCGCAATCCTGGCGCCGAGCGGCACGAATGTCAGCGCGCCCTCGGCGGAAGCCGCTCCGCCGCCTCCGCCCAAAGGGGCGTCGCTTCGCGTTTCGGCAGCACTCATCAAGGGCGGCGCTCTCATCGATCAGCAGATCCGGTGGCGCATCCGGCAGGCGGGCGGCTCAGATGTTCTTGGCGAAACAACGGGGCGCGATATCAGCGCGAAACTTTCCGCCGGAAGCTATGACATCGAAGCGCAGCTCGGTTCGATCATCGCCAAAGGCACGATCACCGTTGCGGACGGCGGAACAGAAAGCATTGTTCTTCCACTCGATGCAGCACATCTTTCGGTTCGCGCGGTCGCGTCGAAGGGATCAACGTCTCCATCGCCGAGCGCGATCATGACCGTATCGTCCGATGGCAAACCGGTTGCGATCGAAAAGGGCGGTCGTGTCGATCTGTTTCTGCGGCCCGGCACCTACGCGCTTGATGTTGCAGACGGCATCGCGCGTGATCGCCGCGCACTGAAACTCGCTGCGGGCGACGATGCTCCAATCGAGATCGCACTTGAAACCGGCGTCGTCGAACTGACGGCCAATACGGCGGATGGAAAGGTGCCCGCCGACGTTCTCTACTCGATCTATGAAGACGACCCGGAAAGCCCGAACGGCCGCAGAGAGGTTGCCCGTTCGCGGGCCGATGCGCCGACGTTCACGGTTCCAGCCGGAACTTATTATGTGAGCGCACGCTCCGGCGCGGCCGATGTTCGTGAACGACTTGCCGTCAGCGTCGGCGAGACGGTTCGGAAGACGCTGAAATTCGATCTCGTGCCGCTCAAGCTAGCAACGTCTGTCGCAGGAGCGGCTGCCACTGACGCTCACGGCGTCGTCTACCGTATCGACCGGCTCGACGGCGACCGGACGCGGATCGCGCGCGCAAGCGGGTCGCAGCTTGCAATCGATCTTCCCGCCGGGCGCTACCGGGTCAGTTCGTCGCTCGCCGCGTTCAATCTTTCCACCTCACGGGATGTCACACTGGCCGCCGGAAAACCGATGGAAGCGACGCTCACCATCGACGGCGGACAGGTGAATTTCAAGCCACCGTCCGGTACTTACACTGGTGCGCGGGACGTCTTCTGGGAGGTCATCGGGGCGGATGGCGCGCGTGTCTGGCACGCCACAGATGCGGAATCGCGTGCGCTGCTCGCGCCTGGTCACTACAAAGTCCGGTTCGAAGCTCAGAATGTCCGACTCGAAGCGGCGTTTGAAGTCCGTTCAGGCGAAACGACAGAGGTGAAGGTCGGTCAAGGGTAA
- a CDS encoding L,D-transpeptidase family protein: protein MKTLPRWIPLNGQRAVMAIAALMLVAHPAVSQDAAPSETSAPALTGPAAIISARLAPTVVTPFDEADRDAVAAFYSKREFRPVWVDERGPTHAARLAATELGHAGEWGLDPAAFALPSLSTPMSQGRWTDVETADAELELTAAILRYAHQAQGSRIADPTTTLSSYIDRAPVVTNAADILAAVSSSTTPDALLRAYQPQQSQFLKLKALLAELRGSERSTPDITRIARRGPTLNVGDRSAEVALLRKQLSLSATPETEQLFDSDVAKAVKAFQRKASLRGDGIVGPKTRAILAGDRPDGRKTADRVAAVIANMEAWRWMPRDMGETNILVNIPAFSIRLTSKNETLFEDRVIVGTNSTQTPLFSKDMKTIVLRPVWNIPDSIKVAKLLSGRSIESQGYTVMRNGRKIDSSRVNWAKANLSAYTFYQPSGDDNALGLVKFLFPNKHAVYLHDTPSRSLFNSSERLYSHGCVRVRNPQKLAQRIFDIDRSEGALNVAHLVRKGPMNDEETLVKPFPVHVGYFTVWVGKDGEAQYFKDVYGHQRRIELALAGKWQKIDVGKDHLAAVDTSRLKEVRLGSRGSSDSRDSSLGAPMGLTKSNVQYRPRKDTVGDMIQRALGF, encoded by the coding sequence ATGAAAACCCTACCGCGATGGATCCCCCTCAATGGCCAGCGTGCGGTTATGGCAATCGCGGCATTGATGCTGGTGGCGCACCCGGCGGTCTCGCAAGACGCAGCCCCCTCGGAGACATCCGCACCCGCGTTGACCGGACCGGCGGCAATCATCAGCGCAAGGCTCGCACCGACCGTCGTGACGCCCTTCGACGAGGCGGACCGCGACGCGGTCGCGGCCTTTTATTCCAAACGCGAATTTCGCCCCGTCTGGGTAGACGAACGTGGACCGACACACGCCGCCCGCTTGGCCGCGACCGAACTTGGACATGCTGGCGAATGGGGACTTGACCCAGCAGCTTTCGCATTGCCGTCGCTATCGACGCCGATGTCGCAAGGCCGCTGGACCGACGTTGAAACAGCGGACGCTGAACTGGAACTGACGGCAGCCATCTTGCGCTATGCGCATCAGGCGCAAGGCAGCCGCATCGCCGATCCGACGACGACGCTCTCTTCATACATCGACCGCGCTCCGGTTGTGACGAACGCCGCAGACATCCTCGCCGCCGTCTCGTCATCCACAACGCCAGACGCCCTGTTGCGCGCGTATCAGCCCCAGCAAAGTCAATTCCTGAAACTAAAGGCATTGCTGGCGGAACTGCGTGGCTCCGAACGCTCGACGCCGGACATCACGCGCATAGCGCGGCGCGGGCCGACCTTGAATGTCGGCGACCGGAGTGCGGAAGTCGCGCTTCTGCGTAAGCAGCTTTCGCTTTCAGCGACACCTGAGACGGAGCAGCTTTTCGACAGTGACGTCGCCAAGGCCGTGAAGGCGTTTCAGCGCAAGGCGTCACTTCGCGGAGACGGCATCGTGGGCCCGAAAACCCGCGCCATTTTGGCGGGTGATCGCCCGGACGGTCGCAAGACTGCTGACCGCGTTGCTGCAGTGATCGCAAACATGGAAGCGTGGCGCTGGATGCCGCGCGACATGGGCGAAACGAATATTCTCGTCAACATCCCCGCGTTTTCGATCCGGCTGACCAGCAAGAACGAAACCCTGTTTGAAGATCGCGTCATTGTCGGGACGAACTCAACACAAACGCCGCTCTTTTCCAAAGACATGAAAACGATCGTTCTCAGGCCAGTGTGGAACATCCCGGACTCGATCAAGGTCGCAAAGCTGCTCTCCGGCCGCTCGATCGAATCGCAGGGTTATACGGTTATGCGCAACGGCCGAAAAATCGATAGTTCGCGCGTAAACTGGGCGAAAGCCAACTTGAGTGCCTATACCTTCTATCAGCCGTCGGGCGACGACAACGCGCTCGGTCTCGTCAAGTTTCTGTTCCCGAATAAGCATGCCGTCTATCTGCACGACACGCCGTCGAGATCGCTCTTCAACAGCTCGGAGCGTCTGTACAGTCACGGCTGCGTTCGCGTCAGAAACCCGCAAAAGCTCGCGCAGCGCATCTTCGATATCGATCGCAGCGAAGGCGCACTGAACGTTGCGCATCTCGTTCGCAAGGGGCCGATGAACGACGAAGAGACACTCGTGAAGCCGTTCCCGGTTCACGTTGGCTACTTCACGGTTTGGGTCGGCAAGGACGGCGAGGCTCAGTACTTCAAGGACGTCTACGGCCATCAGCGCCGCATCGAACTGGCCCTTGCAGGCAAGTGGCAGAAGATCGATGTCGGCAAAGATCATCTCGCCGCCGTCGATACCTCACGTCTGAAAGAAGTACGGCTCGGTTCGCGCGGCAGCTCTGACTCGCGTGACAGCAGCCTTGGCGCTCCCATGGGCCTGACGAAGAGCAACGTTCAATATCGGCCGAGAAAAGACACGGTCGGAGATATGATACAGCGCGCGCTCGGGTTCTGA
- a CDS encoding PRC-barrel domain-containing protein gives MHGRRTARTFRSLLARIDHHFKPRVALNNLQKDETEMHLKVLMATVAFPVIATAGYAQTTTTTPSANPPAATTQTTPPSTVAAPQWYQSQPGELRSSKLVGSKVTNNADENIGEINEIVLASDGSAAAAIIGVGGFLGMGEHQVAVAFKSLKISRDERGNDVVKLDATKESLKAAPQWSWKSA, from the coding sequence ATGCATGGGAGACGGACAGCGCGAACATTTCGATCGCTGCTGGCGCGGATTGATCATCACTTCAAGCCGCGCGTCGCCCTCAACAATCTTCAGAAGGATGAAACAGAGATGCATCTCAAGGTTCTGATGGCGACCGTCGCTTTTCCCGTAATCGCGACGGCGGGATATGCGCAAACAACAACGACGACGCCGAGCGCCAATCCCCCTGCCGCAACGACCCAGACGACTCCGCCGTCCACCGTTGCAGCGCCGCAGTGGTATCAGTCGCAACCCGGCGAACTTCGCTCAAGCAAACTCGTCGGCTCCAAGGTGACGAACAACGCTGATGAAAACATCGGCGAGATCAACGAAATCGTTCTTGCGAGCGATGGCTCCGCCGCAGCAGCGATCATTGGTGTCGGTGGCTTCCTTGGAATGGGCGAGCATCAGGTTGCCGTCGCGTTCAAGTCGCTGAAGATCAGTCGCGACGAGAGAGGCAATGACGTGGTCAAGCTTGATGCGACCAAGGAGTCTTTGAAAGCCGCACCGCAGTGGTCATGGAAATCCGCCTAA
- a CDS encoding PRC-barrel domain-containing protein: MQTQATMLETSKVPGTSVYGMSRESIGEVDDLIVDTISGKVRYAVLSFGGFLGLGKSSYVIPWTSLKWDADLNGYVTGVTEEQLKMSPDLDPLSIRDREMEQRLHSAYGAPQYWDTESRV, from the coding sequence ATGCAGACGCAAGCAACAATGTTGGAAACGAGCAAGGTGCCGGGCACGTCCGTGTATGGCATGTCTCGCGAATCCATCGGCGAAGTCGACGATCTGATCGTTGATACGATCTCCGGAAAAGTCCGGTATGCCGTATTGAGTTTCGGCGGCTTCCTTGGACTTGGAAAAAGCAGCTACGTCATTCCATGGACGTCGCTGAAATGGGATGCCGATCTCAACGGCTACGTCACCGGCGTGACGGAAGAGCAGCTGAAGATGTCGCCGGATCTCGATCCGCTCTCGATTAGAGATCGAGAGATGGAGCAGCGTCTGCATTCCGCATACGGTGCGCCCCAATATTGGGATACGGAGTCACGCGTTTAG
- a CDS encoding nitroreductase family protein yields the protein MSTPIFDFLGQRRSAKPDRLAEPGPTPDELRQILKTGARVPDHKKLAPWRFIVFRDEARRTMGEVFAKACETEEREPPSPVRLDMERARFMRAPVVVAVVSSIRNRPGVPEWEQILSAGAVCFNTCLAANALGFGTSWISEWIAYSPSVRAALGLSEKERIAGFIYMGQPMDKPDDRERPDMDKLVTEWPA from the coding sequence ATGAGCACTCCAATATTTGATTTCCTTGGCCAAAGACGATCCGCAAAGCCCGACAGGCTGGCTGAACCCGGACCGACGCCGGACGAATTGCGCCAGATCCTGAAAACGGGCGCGCGTGTCCCCGATCATAAGAAGCTGGCGCCATGGCGTTTTATCGTCTTTCGGGACGAGGCGCGGCGGACGATGGGCGAGGTTTTCGCCAAAGCCTGCGAGACCGAAGAGCGCGAGCCGCCATCGCCGGTGCGGCTTGATATGGAGCGCGCGCGCTTCATGCGTGCTCCGGTCGTCGTTGCCGTGGTGTCTTCGATTCGCAACCGTCCGGGAGTGCCGGAATGGGAGCAGATCCTCTCGGCGGGCGCGGTGTGCTTCAATACCTGTCTGGCTGCAAATGCGCTGGGCTTTGGAACCTCGTGGATCAGCGAATGGATCGCCTATAGCCCGAGCGTCCGCGCCGCGCTTGGCCTGAGCGAAAAGGAACGCATCGCGGGCTTCATCTATATGGGCCAGCCAATGGACAAGCCCGACGATCGCGAGCGGCCGGATATGGACAAGCTCGTCACAGAGTGGCCAGCCTGA
- a CDS encoding amino acid ABC transporter substrate-binding protein — protein MGLKGRCLSVAIAVAASLVSIGAAAQTSSNGTLDAIRARGHVVCGVNEHAPGFSEVSSKGTWSGLDVEFCGALAAAVFGNKDAVKFLSLAQSDKFKALQKEEVDVLLGAAPWTLTRDTELGARFPAVLYYDGQGFIVPRNHSISSVLELSGASICVLSGSSDAAAIADYFGSRKMRYQLVTSERWEDLLQTYTKGGCTVLTGDVSLLAFERSRLPNGSDQMLLPEYISKEPLGPAVKIGHDAWFAVVRWTMIALIAAEELGINSNNVDMMKASPVHEVRRFLSLEADLGAPLGLPRDWTYQVIRQVGNYGEIFERTVGLGSPLKLDRGLNNLWTKGGLMYAAPMR, from the coding sequence ATGGGACTTAAAGGACGGTGTCTGAGCGTTGCGATTGCTGTGGCTGCGTCGCTCGTGAGTATCGGTGCGGCAGCCCAGACGAGTTCGAATGGCACGCTCGACGCCATTCGCGCGCGGGGACACGTTGTCTGCGGCGTCAATGAACACGCGCCAGGTTTCAGCGAAGTCAGTAGCAAGGGAACGTGGAGCGGGCTCGACGTAGAGTTTTGTGGCGCGCTTGCTGCCGCTGTTTTCGGTAACAAAGATGCGGTGAAATTTCTGAGCCTCGCCCAGAGCGATAAATTCAAGGCGTTGCAGAAAGAGGAAGTCGACGTTCTGTTGGGTGCGGCGCCCTGGACTTTAACGCGCGATACTGAGCTTGGCGCACGCTTTCCGGCCGTCCTCTATTATGACGGACAAGGTTTTATCGTCCCTCGCAATCACTCGATTTCAAGCGTGCTCGAGCTATCGGGCGCATCCATCTGCGTCTTGTCCGGATCGAGCGACGCCGCCGCGATCGCCGATTATTTCGGTTCGCGAAAGATGCGCTATCAGTTGGTGACATCCGAGCGCTGGGAAGATCTCCTTCAAACCTACACCAAAGGCGGCTGCACGGTGCTGACGGGAGATGTGTCGCTGCTGGCGTTCGAACGCAGCCGTCTGCCGAACGGCAGCGATCAGATGCTGCTACCCGAATATATCAGCAAGGAGCCGCTCGGTCCTGCGGTCAAGATCGGTCATGATGCGTGGTTCGCAGTTGTGCGCTGGACGATGATAGCGCTCATCGCGGCCGAAGAGCTCGGCATCAACAGCAACAACGTCGATATGATGAAGGCATCACCGGTTCACGAAGTGCGCCGCTTTCTCAGCCTTGAAGCGGACCTCGGCGCGCCGCTGGGATTACCGCGCGATTGGACCTATCAAGTCATCCGCCAGGTTGGTAACTATGGTGAGATCTTCGAACGCACGGTGGGGCTTGGCTCTCCATTGAAACTTGACCGGGGCTTGAACAATCTCTGGACCAAGGGCGGCCTCATGTACGCGGCGCCGATGCGTTAA